The genomic region CCCGTGACGGCCTCGCCGACCTGGGCGCCGTCCGTGTCGAGCTTCGCCGGGGTGAGCCCCGACGCGCCCTCGAGCTTCACGACCGCGACGTCGTTCGTGGCGTCGGTGCCGACGACCTTCCCCACGTACGCCTTGCCGGTCGACTCGACCGTGACGCGGATGCTGGTGGCGCCGCTGACGACGTGGTTGTTGGTGAGGATCGTGCCGTCGGACGACAGGATGATGCCCGTGCCCGCCCCGGCCGCGTTCTCGTAGGTGAGCGCGGAGTCGATCGTGACGACGCCGGCCTTCTGCGCGGTCGTCGCCTCGGGCGAGGTGACCGACGTGCCGCGCCCGGTGCCGGACTGCGTGCCCGATCCCGAGCCGGAGCCGCTGCCGGATCCCTGCCCGGGCAGCGTGGTCGTGCCGCGGCCGAAGCCCTGGCCCGGCGTGAAGGAGCCCGGGTCCTGGACCTGCGAGCTCCCGGCCTGCGAGCTCGAGCGGCCGAGGTCGGCCATGAAGCCCACCGCGGTGCCGCTGCCGAAGGAGAGGAGGAGCGCGAGGGCGGACGCCCCGGCGATGAGGCCCGTGCGGAGGCCGCGGCGCATGCGCTTCGGCGGGACGGGGTTCCCCGCCGCGTCGACGGCGAGCGGGCGTCCGAAGGCGTCGGTCGCGGGGGCGGGCCACGGCGATCCGGCGGGGTGGCTGCCGGCGGGCATCGCGGTGGCGTAGGCGGCGGTGGGCTGCGGCGACGTGGGCTGCTGCGCGGTCGGCTGCTGCGAAGCGGGGGCGCCGGCGCCGACCGCGGGGCCCGCGGTGGCGTGCGCGGCGGCGGGGGCGGTCCAGCCGGCGGGTGCGGCGGGTGCGGAGGGCGCGACCGGGGTGGCCGGCGCGGCCGGACCGGCGGTCGCGGGACCGGCGGGCGCCGGCCAGCCGGGCTGCCCGGTCGCGGTCGAGCCGTCGGCCGGGACCGGAGCGGCGGGTGCGGCGGGCGCGGTCGCGGCGTCGGCGGAGCGGGTGGCGTCGATGGGGGCCTCGTCCGGACGTCCGGTCGGCTCCTGGGGTGTCTCGTTCATGACGGGTCCTTCGTGTCTCGGGTGGCCCGATGGGGGCCATGGCAAGATCACACCCGGCGACCCTATGAGCACCCCATGACGAGCACGAGCGTCCGCCATGCGTCCTGGGCCCGCCCGGGCGTACCCTGAGCGGCATGACGCGGAGGTCGGATGACGATGGCGAGCCCGCCGGCCTGGATCCGCGGTTCGACCCGGCGTTCCAGCGTGCCGCGGCACCGGGGTCGCCCCCGGAGGCGACCGAGCGCCCCGCCCTCGCCGGCTGGCTCGCCCCGACGCTCTGGATCCTCGCCGTCGCCTTCCCCGCCGCGGGCCTGGGCCTCCGTGCGCTCGCCGCCCGCATCGCGACCTCCATGCCGTACTCCAGCTTCGGCGACCCGCTGGGGGAGCGCTGGCTCCTCGACCTCGTGCCCCTGCTCGTGACCCTCGCACCGGGCATCGTCGCGGGCGGCCCGATGGCCGTGATCGAGGCGCTCGCCGTGCGCGCCCTCCGCCGCCGGCCCGCCCGGGCCGCGGCCGACGACCGCGAGGCGGACGTCCACCGCGCGTAGGCTCGACGCATGGAGCAGAGAAGCCTCGGCAGGACCCATCGGAACGTCTCAGTCATCGGACTCGGGACCTGGCAGCTCGGCGGGGACTGGGGTGACGTGGCCGAGGACGACGCGCTCGCCGTGCTGGACGCGGCGGCCGACGCGGGCATCACCTTCTTCGACACGGCCGACGTCTACGGCGACGGCCGCAGCGAGACGATCATCGGATCCTGGCTGCGCGCGCACCCGGACGCGGGCGTCACGGTCGCGACCAAGATGGGCCGCCGCGACGCGCAGGACCCCGCGAACTTCACCCTCGACCGCTTCCGCGAGTGGACCGACCGCTCGCGCCGGAACCTCGGCGTCGACACGCTCGACCTCGTCCAGCTGCACTGCCCGCCCACGCCCGTGTTCTCGAGCGACCGCGTGTACGACGCCCTCGACGAGCTCGTCGCCGACGGCGCGATCGCGTCCTACGGCGTCAGCGTCGAGACGACCGACGAGGCCCTCCTCGCCATCGCGCGGCCCGGCGTCGCGAGCGTGCAGATCATCCTCAACGCGTTCCGCCTCAAGCCGCTCGACCGCGTGCTGCCGGCCGCCGTCGAGGCGGGCGTCGGGATCATCGCCCGCGTGCCGCTCGCATCCGGCCTCCTCAGCGGCCGCTACACCGCCGAAACGACCTTCGCCGAGACCGACCACCGGAACTTCAACCGCGGGGGCGCCGCGTTCGACGTGGGGGAGACCTTCTCGGGCGTCGACTACGACGACGGCGTCACCGCGGCCCGCGAGTTCGCGGCAGCTGCACACGAGGCCGCGCCCGACCTGACGCCCGCGCAGGTGGCGCTCGCGTGGATCGTGCAGCGCGAGGGCGTCTCCACGGTGATCCCCGGAGCCCGCAACGCGGAGCAGGCCCAGGCGAACGCGCGCGCCGGCGACGCCCCCGCGCTCGGCGAGGTCTTCGAGCGCCAGGTCGCGGACGTCTACGACCGGTACTTCCGCGCTGCGGTGCATCCGCGCTGGTAGTCCCAGACGCACGACGGCCCGGTCAGCTTCGCGCTGACCGGGCCGTCGTCCGTGCGGGAGGGTTACTGCAGCGAGTCGCAGGCGCTCGACAGGCTCGCGCGGAGGTCATCGGGCAACGGCTTGCCGACCAACATGGCCATCTGGTCCGCTCCGGCGTTGATCTGCTGCCCGTACTGGTCGGCGTTGGGCACGCCGCTCCTCTGCGCCTCAGTGGCCAGGTCGCGGTATGCCTGGACGTCCGACTCCTCGATCGCATCCTTGTCCTTGAGCCCGCACGTGAAGTCGCGGACCTTCGCGAGCGTCGCCGCGTCCGTCCCGCTAGCGCCCGAGCCGGCGTCGCCCTCGGTGGTCGCCTCGGGCGTGGGGCTCGCGGCCTCGGCGGAGGCGGACGGGGTGGGCGTCGCGGCGTCGTCGGCGGCCGGCGAGCTGCACCCGGCGAGCGTGAGGCCCAGCCCGGCGATCCCGGCGCGCAGGCGGCGCGTGGTCAGAGGGGTCTGCGGAGAGGTCATGCCCTCACACTATCCAGCGCGGGCGGCTGATTTTCCTCGGGGGCGGAGACCTCGGGGGCGGAGACCTCGAGGGCGGAGGCTCCGCGGCGCTGCCCGACCGTCAGGTCATGACCGGGACGGGCTCCGTGTCCGGGATGGGGCCGGCGTCGCGGCCGCGGAGGTCCGGGCTGTGCCGGTGGAAGACGGCGGCGATCGCCGTGCCCGCCGCGAGCAGCGCCGCCGCGACGACGAACGCGCCCTGCGCGCCCTGCGCGTCGATGACGAAGCCCGCGGCAGCGGAGCCGAGCGCTGCCCCGATGAGCTGCCCGGTGCCCACCCAGCCGTATGCCTCCGCGGTGTCGCTGAAGCGCACCGACGACGAGACCACGGCGAAGAGCACGGCCAGCGCGGGCGCGATGCCGACGCCCGCGAGGAAGAGGAACACGGAGAGCCAGGCGAACTGCATCCACACGGCGGCCAGGGCCGTGCCGACCAGGATGATCGTGAGACGTCGCGCCATCGCCCACGGGCTGATGGGGATGTGCCCGAGCGAGAGGCCGCCGATGAGCGAGCCGACCGCGAAGATCGCGAGGACGAAGCCGGCCTCCGGTCCGCCGTGCCCGTACACCGCCACG from Clavibacter michiganensis subsp. insidiosus harbors:
- a CDS encoding S1C family serine protease, whose product is MNETPQEPTGRPDEAPIDATRSADAATAPAAPAAPVPADGSTATGQPGWPAPAGPATAGPAAPATPVAPSAPAAPAGWTAPAAAHATAGPAVGAGAPASQQPTAQQPTSPQPTAAYATAMPAGSHPAGSPWPAPATDAFGRPLAVDAAGNPVPPKRMRRGLRTGLIAGASALALLLSFGSGTAVGFMADLGRSSSQAGSSQVQDPGSFTPGQGFGRGTTTLPGQGSGSGSGSGSGTQSGTGRGTSVTSPEATTAQKAGVVTIDSALTYENAAGAGTGIILSSDGTILTNNHVVSGATSIRVTVESTGKAYVGKVVGTDATNDVAVVKLEGASGLTPAKLDTDGAQVGEAVTGVGNAGGTGTLTAATGQVTALGQTITTQSEGTAAGETLTDLIQTDAPIVSGDSGGPLVDAENEVVGIDTAASSGSEQIAGFAIPIDKAMGIAKQIESGVESGTVKIGYPAFLGVLLANGAGTVAGAPVQGVVDGSGAAKAGLAQGDVVTSVDGKAVASASELSAAISAHKPGESVTLGWTTAAGAAKTGAVTLTEGPVS
- a CDS encoding aldo/keto reductase, giving the protein MEQRSLGRTHRNVSVIGLGTWQLGGDWGDVAEDDALAVLDAAADAGITFFDTADVYGDGRSETIIGSWLRAHPDAGVTVATKMGRRDAQDPANFTLDRFREWTDRSRRNLGVDTLDLVQLHCPPTPVFSSDRVYDALDELVADGAIASYGVSVETTDEALLAIARPGVASVQIILNAFRLKPLDRVLPAAVEAGVGIIARVPLASGLLSGRYTAETTFAETDHRNFNRGGAAFDVGETFSGVDYDDGVTAAREFAAAAHEAAPDLTPAQVALAWIVQREGVSTVIPGARNAEQAQANARAGDAPALGEVFERQVADVYDRYFRAAVHPRW